The sequence CGCTGCTGAAGTTACGACAATCGCTTGATCGACGTTTGCAATTGGCGGACGAACTAAACTATTCTCACGAGGTAATATCTCCAAGATATAGCCTAAATCACCTGTAGAATCAAAACTAACTTTATCACCGACTAAAGGCTTGATTTTACGCTTACGGAAATTTCCACGCGCCCTAGTCCGTATCAATTCGTTACTTTCATCATCTAAAACATCATAAAATCCACTGATTGATTTTATAATTCTTCCTGTTTTTTCCATACATCACCTATTGACTGAACCGCCTAATACAGTCTTATTATCACGTTCGACTATATAGGATCCTGTCTGTCCATCTTTTAAATTAAAACTTAATGTTACTGGTGTATCTTCACTAATAGTCATTGTCCGATATGGCGAATTAATGCTGTGCGTAGCATCTGAAATATAAATCGTAATACTGTTATCACCACTTTCGTCATAAGGAATTGTTATATCCTTAGTGACTGTCTTAGTAGTATTCGAACTAGTATTATTGTTTGAATATTCGTCATCGCTATCAGAGGATTTCTCTGGATCTGGACCCTTAGATATTACTACTGTCAAAGTAGCACCTTGATCAACAGTTGTATTTGCATCTGGTGATTGACTGATTAATAAACCTTCTTCAATATCACTAGAATATGCATACGAAGTATCAAGTCTCAAATGACTTTCAGTAGCATAATCTTGAATACTCTTTAAATTATAACCAGTTAAATCACGGACTTTGACCGTTTTTGGTTTAACCGTTTTTACTTTAGCAATCGTTATAGTTAATGGCTTGTCTTTAGTAACGACCTTTTTACCACTCTTGATACTTTGATCAATAATTATTCCGGCCGTATAGTCATTTGTCGCTTTGTAACGTATTTTTATCTTAAATCCACGTTTCTTCAAATTAGCGGAAACATCATCATAATCTTGGCCAATCAATTTTGGCATCTTGTAATATTTAGCACCTAAACTGACTACTAAATTGACATTAGCCCCATTTTTCAACTTCAAGCCTTTAGCGGGAACTGACTTAATTACATGACCAGCTTCAACATCGTCATCATTTTCTTTAGAAATATCGCCCGTAGTCAAATTAGAACTTTTGAGCATGACATTGGCTTGTTTGACCGTTAAATTGAATAAATCAGGAACTGTTGTCTCTTGATTACTCTTAATAACCATCGCGATGATAAACAAAATCAAAACGATAGGAATAATCGAAAGCATCAAAATCATTTTCTTTTTGTGACTCATTTTGGGCTTTTGTTTAACGGGAGCATCTTCTTCATGCTTTGTGTCCATAGGCTCCATTACACGAGTTTCTTCCAAATCATTGATTGGTGTTGGAATAAACTTCGGTTCGTCACTGCGTTCAGGCATCAGACATGTGTTCAAATCTTCGCACATTTCTTTAACTGATTGATAACGCTGATCAGGATCTTTAGCAGTAGCCTTCAATACAACATTTTCCAAAGGTTGAGGAATATCAGGATCGATTTTCTTCAAATCCGGCATTTCCTCTTTGGAATGTTTCAAAGCTACTGTCACAGCTGTATCACCAGTAAATGGCACGTGTTTCGTCAATAATTCAAACAAAACAATTCCTAAAGCATAGACATCGGACAACACTGTCGCTGGACGTCCCTTAATTTGCTCAGGAGACATGTAATGCACTGAACCTAATAAAGAGTTAGTCCGAGTAATTGAACGTTCACTCAAAGCTAAGGCAATTCCAAAGTCAGATACCTTAACTTGAATTGGGTCCTTTTTCTCATCAACCAAAATATTTTCTGGTTTTAAATCACGATGAATAATTCCATGTTCATGAGCATCAGAAACAGCCATACAAATCTGCTTCATAATATCAACTACTTCATGATATGGGATTGGAAAATGTGTGCGGATATATTTCTTTAAATTAGGACCGTCAACGTACTCGATAACGATGTATTGAACTCCGTTGTCATTACCAACATCCAAAACGTTGACGATATTGGGATTGGAGAGACCACTAGTTGCCTTGGCTTCACGACCAAATCTCCTTTTAACGGATTCATCATCTTGAAGATCATACCGTAACGCTTTAACAGCAACTTTACGGTTTAACAAAGTGTCATTAGCTAAATAAACATTAGCCATACCGCCTTCACCAAGCGTACCTAGAATCTCATAACGACCGCCTACTAGGTAACCTTTTTCCATCTAATGATTACCTCCGTCGTCCTTCGTAGAAAAGAGTAAGGCGGTAATATTATCTCTTCCACCGGCAGTATTTGCTTTGTCGATTAAAAGATGACATTTTGTCTCAAGACTCATCTTCTTGGATAAAATATCTTTAATTTCATTTTCTGGAACCATGTTAGTCAAGCCATCAGTACACAAAAGAATAATGGCATTATTAACCAAATCAAAATCTTTTACTCTTGGTTGAACCGTTTGTGACACACCAAGAGTTTGTGTAATGATATTTTTTTGCGGATGATTTTCAGCTTCTTCAGGACTGATTTGCCCAGTCTCCAAAAGTTCATGAACCAATGAATGATCAACACTCAATTGTTTCAATTCATCATTTGCATAAATGTAGCATCTTGAATCACCGACATTGACGACCATCATTTTGGATCCAACAAAAAATACGCCAACCATCGTCGTTCCCATACCGTTTAAATCATCAAATTGATTCGATACAGAGACGATTCGATCGTTTTCCTTACTTAATTCTCGAATAATCCATTCACGAAGTTCACTAATTTCGTCAACTTCTGATTCCTCAAAATTATGTCCTAAATGAGATACTGCCATGTCAGATGCAACATCTCCACCACGGTGTCCACCCATGCCATCGGCCACAATTCCAAAGACAATTCCTTTTTTGTTCTTGAAAACATTCACATAATCTTGATTGTTTTCTCTGAGTTTTCCAACATCAGTTAGTAACGCATATTCCATCAGTTTAGACCTTACCTCTTTAATTTTTTCTAACGAAAGTAGCTATAAAGAAACCATCTGTAAAGTAATCACTAGGTAGAACTTTTAACATGCCGTCTTTGACTGATTTGTCCATAACAGCTTCATGCTTAACAGGTTCAAGCTCAAAGTTTTTATGATCAGCTAAGAACTTCTTTACGACTGCTTCATTTTCTTCATCATCAAAAGTACAAGTACTAAAAACTAACTTACCATTGACCTCTAATAAATCAACCATACTATCCAAAATTTGCAATTGAACTCGTTGCAAATTCATCAAATCTTCTTCTTGGCGGAAATATCTTAATTCTGGTTTTCTTCTGATCAAGCCAAGACCGGAACATGGGGCATCGACCAAAATACGATCAAAAGTCGTATTCAAGACATCTTTAGCTTTTCTGGCATCAATTGCTCCAGTACTAATGATATCGCTATAGCCCATTCTTTGACTATTATCACGAATCAACTTGGTCTTGTGTTTATGAATATCTAAAGCCGTTACTTCACCATCTTTGATGTAGCTGGCAATATGAGTAGTTTTACCACCAGGTGCAGCACAGGCATCTAAAACTCGACTATCGGGTTTTAAATCGAGAGCTGGAGCAACAAGCATTGAACTTTCATCTTGAATCGTATACAAGCCATCTTTAAATTCATCAGTATTAACTAAGTTTCCACTCTCACAGATTAACCCAACTGAAGAAATTTTGCTTGGTTTTACATCAAAACCTTTGCTTTGAAGTGTCTTTTGTAAATTCGATACCGTCGTCTTATTAGTATTAACTCGAATAGATACGTGTGAAGGTTGATTAATTGACTTCAAAATTTCCTTAGTTTTAGCCATACCTTGTTGGTCGATAAACAACTGCACGAGCCAACGGGGAACACTATAAAACTTACTCAAATCATAGACAGTATCTTTACCAGACATTTCTCTAGCACCGTGACGTTGGAAGTTTCTCAAAACAGCGTTAACTAAATTACCAGCACCACGATTGGCCTTTTGTTTGGCAATTTCAGTTGATTCATTCAAAACAGCATGTTCTGGGATCTTATCGAGATATGATAGTTGATAAATTGCTGTTTGAAGTAATAAATCTAACCACAAGTCGAGTTTCTTATCCTTCAAATAAGGTTCTAGTTGATATTCCAAAACATATTTATGTTGAATAACGCCATAGACGATATTTGTCATCAAACGTTTGTCAACATCGGACATATCCGAGTTATTCAAAATATTATTGATTTCAATATTTGAATAGGCCTTATTTTTAAAAACTCTAGTTAATGCCTCTACGGCTAGTTCACGAGGATTATTTTTCATCAATTACTTGTTGTCCTTTTTCTAGATTTTTACCTAAACCATTCATATAGTTGGCAATATCCATAATTTTTTTACCAGCTGGTTGGATTTTTTTAATAGAAACACCTTGACCATCACCAGCAACGATAACCAATTTCTTTTTACTCAAATCTGCTACTGTGCCCACAGCTTGATTGGAGTTTAATTCAATTACTTCTGTCTTATATAATTTTGTTCTTTGACCATCTAACATCATCCAAGCACCTGGATCAGGACTTAACGCACGAATTTGATTAAAGACTGTTTCGGCAGGCTTAGTAAAATCAATATGTTCTTGTTCTTTAGAAATATTAGGCGAAAAGACTACCTTGTCTGGATCTTGCTTGATAGGATTGATATCACCACTTAGAATCTTAGGAATCGTATCCAACAAAAGTTCACGACCAACGATTGCCATTTTTTCAAATAAGCTACCATTGTCATCGTCTTTTTCAATTGGCAATTTCTCTTGACTAATAATATCTCCAGCATCCATCGCTTTAACCATATACATAATCGTGATTCCAGTTTCTTTATCACCATTTATTAGTGACCATTGAATTGGTGCACCACCACGATATTTTGGCAAAAGTGAACCGTGAACGTTGATAGCAGCTACTTTTGCTGATTCCAAAAAGCTAGTTGGCAAAAATTGGCCGTAAGCAGCCGTAATAATCAAATCTGCATGCAATGCTTTTAATTCTTCGACTTCTGGACTACCAGGCAATTTAGCAGGTTGGAAAAGTTTGATGTTTTCACTTTCAGCTACTAACTTAACTGGACTCTTTTGAAGTTTTTGTTTTCTACCAACAGGCTTATCAGGTTGAGTAACTGCAGCAATTACGTCATAACCTTCTTTTAGTAATCCCCTCAAAACTGTTGCAGAAAAATCTGGTGTTCCTAAAAATATAATTTTCGTCATTCAATCATCCTCACTAATCAATGTGTTGTGGTTCATTATCGATTGCAATCGTAAAACCCTTCTTGGCATCCGCTTGGGTCTCATTTAAAATTTCAAGCAATCGTTCGTGCAATTTCGGCTCATGCTTATATTTTACAATAATTTGATAATAATATTTGTTTTGTTTCCGAGAAATCATCGTTGGACTTGGACCTAAAAGAATCGCATCTTTAGATAAAGCTGTTTGGAGCTGTTTTTTCAACCAATAAGCTTGCTTCAGAGTTTGACCTTCGTCTTGATTTGCGACACTGACCAAAGTCGTAAAATAATATGGCGTGTAATTGGATTGGTGACGTAGATACATCTCTTGTTTAAAGAAAGTTTCATAGTCTTGTTTAGCCGCGTCTTTGATTGCATAGTGATCAGGATTAAAGGTCTGAATCACTACGTGGCCAGTTTTTTGGGCTCGACCAGCACGACCACTGACTTGAGTCAACAATTGAAAGGTTCTTTCACTGGCCCGATAATCTGACAAACTCAAAGTAGTATCAGCATTAATTACTCCAACTAAGGTTACATCAGGAAAATCTAGTCCTTTAGCAATCATTTGTGTTCCTAACAAGATATCAGCCTTATGCTGTCCAAATTGTTGCAAAATCTTTGCGTGAGCACCCTTTCTTCTCGTTGTATCAACGTCCATTCGTAAGACACGAGCTTTTGGAAATAAATCATTTAATTGCTGTTCAATGTTTTGCGTCCCGGTACCATAAAAGCCGATTTTTTTACTGTGACAATTAGGGCACATATTAGGAACTGGCTCCTCATGTCCACAATAATGGCACTTCATTCTTCTCAAATCTTTATGATATGTCAATGAAACATCACAATTAGGACATTTCAAAACAAACCCACATTCACGACACATCATGAAGGATGAATAGCCTCGACGATTCAACAAAACAATCGATTGATCGTGATTATCGAGTGTTTCCTGGAGACTCTTTTGTAAAGTTGGCGAAAAATCACCCTTCACAGCTGAGTTTTCGGAATCGCGCATATCAACTATTTGTACATGTGGCAAAGTCTGATTGTTAATTCTCTTTTTCATCCTTATCAGATGATAAACGCCCTTTTCAGCCCGAGCTCTCGACTCCAAAGATGGCGTAGCACTACCTAAAACAACTGGGCATTTATTGACTTTTGCCCGCCATAACGCTACATCACGTGCATGATAACGAGGATTATCATCTTGTTTGTAACTAGCTTCATGCTCCTCATCGATAATTATTAGGCCAATTTTATTTAATGGTGCAAAGACGGCACTTCTTGCTCCCACAACAACTTTGACTTCATTGTTTTCAATTCTCGTCCACTCATCGTAGCGTTCGCCATTGGATAAACCAGAATGTAACACCGCCACTTGATCACCAAAACGGCCGACAACACGGTTGACCATTTGAGGCGTTAATGAAATTTCTGGAACTAGCATCAAAGCGGTCTTATCTTGTTGCAATGCTTTTTTAATTGTCTGTAAATAAACCTCCGTCTTACCACTACCAGTGACTCCTTCAATCAAAAAAGTCTGAGGATCTTCATTAGTAATAGCTTGAGAAATTTCATCAACAGCAACTTGTTGTTCAGACGTTAAAGCCAATTTTGTCGTTTGTTCCGGCGTGATACCAACTGGCTTACGTAATTTTGTAACTTCAACCGTTTTGAGCAAGCCATTTTTTTCTGCTGTCTTAATGGCTGATCTTGAGATGCCATGGTCTTTTTCTAAAACGTTGTATTCTATCGGTAATTCTTGTAAATGATCAGCTAGAAAAGCTAACAATTTAATTTGGGAAGAAGCATTCTTTCGCAATTTACTCTTGGCTTCATGCAGCTGGATGACATTCAAATCCGTTGTAACAGCTTGTCGTTTTACTTGAACGGCTTTATTTTTTACAACGTATTGAATGTCTACTTTATTATTCTTTCGTAATTTATTGATAAAGCGAATCGTTTGGTCATCGAGCGCACTCGTAATCTCTAGACTATCTTGATTGGATAATAATACTTTGACTTCTGGATCATCTTTTACTATTGGAATTACGAATTGTTGATATTTAGCCCGCATGACACTAGGCAACATCGTTTGTAGACAGGAAATCTGAAAAGAATAAGTTTGATCAGCTAACCAGTACGACAGTTGTAGCATTTCTTTTGACAAGACTGGTTTTAAATCTATCACACGAGTAATTGGTTTCAACTTTCCTTGAAAGTCGCTGCTGTCTTTTACTTTCATAACAAAGCCCTGGATTTTTCTCTTACCACGTCCAAAAGGTACTTCAACTCGCATCCCTGGAACAACTACTTCAGATAAACTCTCAGGAATATCATATTCAAATGGTCGATTTGTTTGCATCGTCGGTACATCAACGATTATCTCTGCTACTGACATAAAAACCACCTATTTTTCCTTAAGAATAAAAAAGCCCTCACTAATTCGCAAATCAGTGAAGGAATAATTTTATTCGTTTTCTTCTTTTTTCTCTTCTTCAACCTTTTCGGCTTCTTTTTCAAGAAGAATTGAATTAGGATCGATTTCGATTTTATCATCAGCAATTTCTTCAAATGCACGACCAACAGTTCTTGGTGATTCATAATGGCTCAATAACTCAACATCACCATTTTCCAATTCGTGAGCACGTTTGGCAGCTAGAACTGCTAGTGAATAACGAGAGTCAACTCGATCTAAAAGTTTATCAATTGATGGATAAATAATCATAAATTATCAATCTCCTATTATTTTTTTATATTGGTCAATTACGCGTGGCACTCTCAAGTGTTCACTCTTAATTATACCTTCAATTTTTTCGACTGCATTAGGTATTTTATCATTTACAACGGCATAGTCATAGCTAGTCATCATTTGAATTTCTTTTTTAGCCTTTTCCATACGTTTGTCGATTGTCTTCTCATCATCAGTACCACGGTGAGTAATACGATCTCGTAAACTTGTCAAATCAGGCGGTGTCAAGAAAATAAATACGCCATCAGGCATCTTCTCGCGAACTTGCATAGCACCATTGACTTCGATTTCTAATAACACATCAATTCCGGCATCAAGCTTTTGATTGACATACTTCAAAGGAGTTCCATAATAATGATCGACATACTTAGCATATTCAAGCATGCCACCATTTTCTATTTCCTTTTCAAATTCTTCATTTGTTCGGAAATAATAATCGACTCCATCGACTTCTCCAGGACGCATTTGACGCGTTGTCATCGAAACTGAATAATCAAATTTAATTGATGAATTCTTCAACATTGCTTTTCTAACAGTTCCTTTACCAACTCCAGATGGACCTGATAAAACGATTAACATTCCCCTTGACATAATTAAACTATCCCTACTATCTATTTTAATATTGATATCTATAATGCAATAAATTCGTATGTTTTTCAAGACTTTGAACCACGTCAAGATAAAAATTTCTTAAGAAATATAAAAATAGAGTTGCTCTTTCGAACACTTGTTCGTATAATGAAGGTACAAACAAGCGTTCGGGGGTTTAAAAATGCAAGCAAGACAATTACACAATCGTTTCACTACAAATCTAATCAACAACACCACTAGTTTTATTAATAATAATTTCGATTTTAATCTCAAGAATGAAACAAAGACTCAATTTAAACAAATGCCATTAATGCAATTACAAATTTTTGCAGAACAAAGTTTCCAAAGAAATTATTCTGTCGTTATTACAATGTTAAACGACAATCAACTTCATGGCAAATTTATTTCACAAGTTAATCAAAATAAATACGTTTTCAAAGTCAACAATAGCCTCTTTAGCATAGTTACTTTGGGCAATTTGAAGTCAATTAATTTAGTCTAAACGTTTTTGTTCGCCTTGAGCTAATTCCAACAATTCTTTAGCATGCTCTCTAGTTAAATCAGTCACCTTAGTTCCAGCCAACATTAAGGATATCGCTTCAATTCTTTGTAGATCGTCAAGCAACGAAACTTGAGTTTCAGTTTTGTCTTTGACGGTCTCTTTTTTTATCTCAAATTGAATATCACTCATAGCTGCCACTTGTGGTAAATGCGTAATAC comes from Companilactobacillus pabuli and encodes:
- the pknB gene encoding Stk1 family PASTA domain-containing Ser/Thr kinase — protein: MEKGYLVGGRYEILGTLGEGGMANVYLANDTLLNRKVAVKALRYDLQDDESVKRRFGREAKATSGLSNPNIVNVLDVGNDNGVQYIVIEYVDGPNLKKYIRTHFPIPYHEVVDIMKQICMAVSDAHEHGIIHRDLKPENILVDEKKDPIQVKVSDFGIALALSERSITRTNSLLGSVHYMSPEQIKGRPATVLSDVYALGIVLFELLTKHVPFTGDTAVTVALKHSKEEMPDLKKIDPDIPQPLENVVLKATAKDPDQRYQSVKEMCEDLNTCLMPERSDEPKFIPTPINDLEETRVMEPMDTKHEEDAPVKQKPKMSHKKKMILMLSIIPIVLILFIIAMVIKSNQETTVPDLFNLTVKQANVMLKSSNLTTGDISKENDDDVEAGHVIKSVPAKGLKLKNGANVNLVVSLGAKYYKMPKLIGQDYDDVSANLKKRGFKIKIRYKATNDYTAGIIIDQSIKSGKKVVTKDKPLTITIAKVKTVKPKTVKVRDLTGYNLKSIQDYATESHLRLDTSYAYSSDIEEGLLISQSPDANTTVDQGATLTVVISKGPDPEKSSDSDDEYSNNNTSSNTTKTVTKDITIPYDESGDNSITIYISDATHSINSPYRTMTISEDTPVTLSFNLKDGQTGSYIVERDNKTVLGGSVNR
- the priA gene encoding primosomal protein N', translated to MSVAEIIVDVPTMQTNRPFEYDIPESLSEVVVPGMRVEVPFGRGKRKIQGFVMKVKDSSDFQGKLKPITRVIDLKPVLSKEMLQLSYWLADQTYSFQISCLQTMLPSVMRAKYQQFVIPIVKDDPEVKVLLSNQDSLEITSALDDQTIRFINKLRKNNKVDIQYVVKNKAVQVKRQAVTTDLNVIQLHEAKSKLRKNASSQIKLLAFLADHLQELPIEYNVLEKDHGISRSAIKTAEKNGLLKTVEVTKLRKPVGITPEQTTKLALTSEQQVAVDEISQAITNEDPQTFLIEGVTGSGKTEVYLQTIKKALQQDKTALMLVPEISLTPQMVNRVVGRFGDQVAVLHSGLSNGERYDEWTRIENNEVKVVVGARSAVFAPLNKIGLIIIDEEHEASYKQDDNPRYHARDVALWRAKVNKCPVVLGSATPSLESRARAEKGVYHLIRMKKRINNQTLPHVQIVDMRDSENSAVKGDFSPTLQKSLQETLDNHDQSIVLLNRRGYSSFMMCRECGFVLKCPNCDVSLTYHKDLRRMKCHYCGHEEPVPNMCPNCHSKKIGFYGTGTQNIEQQLNDLFPKARVLRMDVDTTRRKGAHAKILQQFGQHKADILLGTQMIAKGLDFPDVTLVGVINADTTLSLSDYRASERTFQLLTQVSGRAGRAQKTGHVVIQTFNPDHYAIKDAAKQDYETFFKQEMYLRHQSNYTPYYFTTLVSVANQDEGQTLKQAYWLKKQLQTALSKDAILLGPSPTMISRKQNKYYYQIIVKYKHEPKLHERLLEILNETQADAKKGFTIAIDNEPQHID
- the rsmB gene encoding 16S rRNA (cytosine(967)-C(5))-methyltransferase RsmB, which gives rise to MKNNPRELAVEALTRVFKNKAYSNIEINNILNNSDMSDVDKRLMTNIVYGVIQHKYVLEYQLEPYLKDKKLDLWLDLLLQTAIYQLSYLDKIPEHAVLNESTEIAKQKANRGAGNLVNAVLRNFQRHGAREMSGKDTVYDLSKFYSVPRWLVQLFIDQQGMAKTKEILKSINQPSHVSIRVNTNKTTVSNLQKTLQSKGFDVKPSKISSVGLICESGNLVNTDEFKDGLYTIQDESSMLVAPALDLKPDSRVLDACAAPGGKTTHIASYIKDGEVTALDIHKHKTKLIRDNSQRMGYSDIISTGAIDARKAKDVLNTTFDRILVDAPCSGLGLIRRKPELRYFRQEEDLMNLQRVQLQILDSMVDLLEVNGKLVFSTCTFDDEENEAVVKKFLADHKNFELEPVKHEAVMDKSVKDGMLKVLPSDYFTDGFFIATFVRKN
- the gmk gene encoding guanylate kinase — encoded protein: MMSRGMLIVLSGPSGVGKGTVRKAMLKNSSIKFDYSVSMTTRQMRPGEVDGVDYYFRTNEEFEKEIENGGMLEYAKYVDHYYGTPLKYVNQKLDAGIDVLLEIEVNGAMQVREKMPDGVFIFLTPPDLTSLRDRITHRGTDDEKTIDKRMEKAKKEIQMMTSYDYAVVNDKIPNAVEKIEGIIKSEHLRVPRVIDQYKKIIGD
- the rpoZ gene encoding DNA-directed RNA polymerase subunit omega; this translates as MIIYPSIDKLLDRVDSRYSLAVLAAKRAHELENGDVELLSHYESPRTVGRAFEEIADDKIEIDPNSILLEKEAEKVEEEKKEENE
- a CDS encoding Stp1/IreP family PP2C-type Ser/Thr phosphatase; its protein translation is MEYALLTDVGKLRENNQDYVNVFKNKKGIVFGIVADGMGGHRGGDVASDMAVSHLGHNFEESEVDEISELREWIIRELSKENDRIVSVSNQFDDLNGMGTTMVGVFFVGSKMMVVNVGDSRCYIYANDELKQLSVDHSLVHELLETGQISPEEAENHPQKNIITQTLGVSQTVQPRVKDFDLVNNAIILLCTDGLTNMVPENEIKDILSKKMSLETKCHLLIDKANTAGGRDNITALLFSTKDDGGNH
- the fmt gene encoding methionyl-tRNA formyltransferase; protein product: MTKIIFLGTPDFSATVLRGLLKEGYDVIAAVTQPDKPVGRKQKLQKSPVKLVAESENIKLFQPAKLPGSPEVEELKALHADLIITAAYGQFLPTSFLESAKVAAINVHGSLLPKYRGGAPIQWSLINGDKETGITIMYMVKAMDAGDIISQEKLPIEKDDDNGSLFEKMAIVGRELLLDTIPKILSGDINPIKQDPDKVVFSPNISKEQEHIDFTKPAETVFNQIRALSPDPGAWMMLDGQRTKLYKTEVIELNSNQAVGTVADLSKKKLVIVAGDGQGVSIKKIQPAGKKIMDIANYMNGLGKNLEKGQQVIDEK